From the genome of Cytophagales bacterium WSM2-2:
TACCGCAAGTATGTTGTCGCAATTTTTATTCTTATCATCATTCTGATCTCAATTGCTATCGCGACAGGAGCATAGGTGATTTAAACCACTGCTAAGTAAGAAGTCATATTTGTTTCTATATTCATTTTTTCCAATCGATTTGAACTACCCACACAACCAGGGGTTCGACTGACGAAAAAATTACTAAGTCCGGTTGCGCTGGACACCTGCCCTTTATTTTAGCTCTGCACATAGAGATAACTATGGCCGCGGATGCCGAAAAGCGAATGAGTAGGTAAAAAATCAACTAACAAAATTTATGATCAAATCCATAAAATCCATGAAGGATGTTAAGATCCTCTCCAGCAAAGAGACCATGGCAATTCGTGGCGGGGTAGGTTTCTGTGATGAAAGCCATCCATGCCCTACCGGATGGTGCTGCAACTTAAGTACTTGTGATTCTACTGGTCATAACTGTACTTGTCAAAAAGGTGGTCCCTTCGGTGGCTGTAGTAACCCTTAATTTTTCTGAGGTAAAATAGTAAGGACCGATTAAGCCCCCTTTGATGGGGGCTTTTTCAAATTGTGTTGGTATGTTCAAATGGAAAAAATATAATACGGAAGACAATGCAGTTCTGGTAACCTTAAAATTACTGGAACTCCTTAAGGTGCCTTTTACCAGTAAATTTTCCCGTGAAATCAGGCTGCATCCTGAGTTTCCAAACTTGTTGTCAATATCAAATGCATTGCATGAATTGAACGTGGCGAACATAGCTGTTAAAATTTCTCCCGATCAATTAAGCGAAATGAGTTTCCCGGCCATTTCGCAAGTGCATGCGAACAATGGAAGTTTCATCATCATACTGAAAATTGAAAATGGACTGGTCCAATACTTGGATAGCAATCTTGCAAATGCCCAGACTACCGTTGACGATTTCGCAAAACACTGGACTGGATATTTACTCCTGGCCGAAACGAATGAAAAATCAGGAGAGCCAAATTATATAGAGAATAGAAAACTGGAAATCTTGTCGAGGATACGATATGCGGCTCTTGCAATTCTATTAATAATAGCTGTCTCAGTTTTACTTTTCCTTAAACCTGCATCTGCTTTCCCTGTTCTTTTAAATGTGTTGGGGGTAGGCTTATGCATAGCCCTGCTCATGCAAACCTTTGGACAAAAAAGTTTGCTTAGTGAAGCAGTATGTAAGCCAAATTCAAAAATCGATTGTAACCAGGTTATTAATTCCTCAGTGGCAAAGGTCTATGGAGATATTTCATTGGCTGAGATTGGACTTCTATTCTTTGCCGGTGGTCTTCTTACGAATTTGTTACTCGCACTGAATAGCTATTCCGTCTTCAATCCTTATTTGTATTTCCTTTATATGCTTAGTGTGCCATTCACAATTTTTTCTATTTACTATCAATGGCGCGTTGTAAAGTCATGGTGCGCGATATGCCTCGGAGTTGTGGGGTTGCTGTGGGCAGGAGCCATTTATTATTGGTCGGGCTATTCTTCTCTGAATTTCAATTCAGGTGAATTGGCTCCTGTTGCGATTGGCTATTTACTGCCATTAGCGGTTTGGTTTGTTGTGAGGTCGTCTGTATTTCAGGCACAGTCTGTTTCTTCTGTACAAAGATCATTGTACAGATTCAGCAAGAACCAAAATGTATTTGATACGCTCATACAGCGGCAAAGACAACTTGGGGAGGATTTTGGGAATGGTGTGACGTTAGGCAACGCTGAAGCCAGGCACACCATTACGCTGGTGACAAGCCCAACATGTCGTCCGTGTATAAATGCTCATCAGGCGGTTGAGTCGTGGCTACATCAATTTGAAGAGAATATAAAAGTGGTTATTCAGTTTGCCGTAAACCCGGTTGACAACGGCAGTATTCCAAATACCATCGCGCGAAATATTATCAGCTTGTCACTGAATGGAGATCATAAGACAATGAAAGAAGCCATGCGGACATGGTACAACCCCAAAAGACCCGAACTGAAAGAGTGGCTCTCTTTGTTGCCGGTAGAACTTCATCCGGGTACAGAAGCACACTTTAACAATCACTATGATTGGTTTGAAAAAAGTGAGATCAGCGCAGTACCAGCAATATTCTTTGACGGCAAACAAATCCCCAACGAATACTCATTCGAAGATTTTGAAAATATTCTCAGACTGAAACTCAGCGCAGACAATTAATAGAGTATTGCTTCACCGTAGATTCACGGTGCGAAATGTAGCTTGAATAGGAGTGGCTCCTATGCGAGGAATAATTTTTCTGGTAGAAACTCCTATGATCAGAATAATCGATTCCCTTATCAACAGTTGCTTGTACAACTGATAACCACTTGAAGTTTCCTCACTATAAACAGCTTGATGTCATGGACTGCGGGCCTACATGCCTGCGCATGATTGCCAAATATTACGGACGCGGGCTTACCACAGCAGAGCTCCGCGCAAAATCATTTATTACCCGTGATGGTGTTTCTATGTTTGGCATAAGCGAGGCAGCCGAAGCCATCGGCCTTCGTACACTTGCTGTAAAAATTTCTTTTGATCAATTAAGAAAGGAAGCACCACTGCCGTGCATCGTACATTGGAATCAGAATCACTTTGTGGTTGTACACAAGATCAAAGGCGATAAAGTATCTGTGGCTGACCCCAACGAAGGATTGATCACGTTGAAACGAAAAGAGTTCGAACTCTCCTGGCTTTCGACAAAGAAAAATGAGATTATACTTGAGGCGACCAGCAATGGCTCAACGAATTCTTCTGATGTTACTGCAGAGGCACAGTCGGGAATAGTATTACTGGTGGAAACTACACCTGCATTTTACAATACCGAAGACCATCACATCCCTACTCAGAAGACAGGCATGTCTTATCTTTTCTCCTACCTGTGGTCTTACCGCCGGGTCATGGCGAAGTTGTTTATCGCTTTGTTTGTGGGAAGTGCTATCCAGTTGGCCTTTCCCTTTCTTACGCAATCAATCGTTGATGTAGGTATTGGCACACACAATCTCAACTTCATTTACCTGGTGCTCATCGGCCAGCTAGTACTCACCGTTAGCCGTTCTACCGTAGAGTTTATCCGCAACTGGATATTAGTACGCCTCAGCACACGGATCAATATTTCCATTATCTCTGATTTTCTAGCGAAGCTGATGCAACTGCCTTTGAGTTTTTTCGATCAGAAAATGACGGGCGACATATTGAGGCGCATCGAAGACCATTCACGCATTGAGCGGTTCATCAGCACGTCATCACTAAACATTCTCTTTTCCTTTTTGAACCTTATTATTTTCAGTGTAGTGCTCGCAGTTTACAGTATTCCCGTTTTTCTTGTGATGACCGTGGGTAGTGCACTGCAGATTATCTACACGGTGCTATTCATGAAGAAGCGTAAAGAGTTGGACTACATCCGCTTCAACCGCATGGCCCAAAATAATAGTAGTCTGATCCAGTTGGTGCAGGGCATGCAGGAAATTAAATTCAACAATTGCGAACGCGAAAAACGTTGGGAGTGGGAACGCATCCAGGCAAAGCTGTTTCAACTGACAGTGAAGTCTACGCGCTTGCAGCAGTGGCAGGATGCCGGTAGCATTGTCATCACGGAAGTCAAGAATATTATTATCACCATCATCGCGGCAAAGGCAGTGCTCAACGGGCAGATGACTTTGGGTATGATGCTGTCTGTGCAATATATCATCGGGCAGGTCAATGCACCGGTCAGCCAGTTGGTTGGTTTTCTGCGTGAGTACCAGGACGCCAAGTTGAGTTTGGAACGCATTGGCGAAATCCATTCCATGAAAGCCGAAGATGAGGATGTTAGTGCTGCGCTGTTCCCCGTAGCAAAAGACCTCAATGGAAATGCGGGGATTAAGATCAACAACCTTTCGTTTCATTACGAAGGACCTCACTCGCCTAAAGTACTGGACAACATAGATCTGTTTATTCCGAAAGGAAAAGTGACAGCGATAGTCGGTGAGAGCGGAAGCGGTAAAACCACATTGCTGAAACTGCTGTTAAAAGTTTACCCTCCTGCACAGGGTGAGATCAGGACCGATGGAATTGTATTAAAAAATATTCCTGCGGTTGACTGGCGCAGCAAGTGTGGTGTGGTGATGCAGGATGGATTCATTTTTGGCGATACCATTGCAGCCAATGTCATGATGAGCCATGAGCATCCTGACCTCGCAAGACTTTCTGATGCGCTGCGTGTGGCCAACATCATAGAGTTTGTTCAATCCCTGCCGCTGGGGCTCAACACAAAGATCGGACCCTCGGGCCTGGGCATTAGCCAGGGACAAAAACAACGCATGCTCATTGCCCGTGCTGTTTATAAAAACCCTGAATTTCTTTTCTTCGATGAGGCTACTTCCGCGCTTGATGCAAACAATGAAAAAGTCATCATGCAAAACCTGGAAGAGTTTTACAAAGGCCGTACCGTGCTTGTGATTGCGCATCGGTTGAGTACAGTAAAAAATGCAGATCAGATCGTAGTCCTGGAGAATGGGAAAATTGTAGAGACAGGGAATCATACAACGCTAACCAATACCAAAGGAAAATATTATGAGTTAGTAAAGAACCAATTGGAATTAGGGAGTTGATAGTTGGCAAGTGATTAATTCTAATATACCTGAATGATGAAGCTATGAGTTTGTTAAAATCGATTGAGCGTCTGAAGCGAATGGATTACTTTAT
Proteins encoded in this window:
- a CDS encoding ABC transporter ATP-binding protein, which translates into the protein MIAKYYGRGLTTAELRAKSFITRDGVSMFGISEAAEAIGLRTLAVKISFDQLRKEAPLPCIVHWNQNHFVVVHKIKGDKVSVADPNEGLITLKRKEFELSWLSTKKNEIILEATSNGSTNSSDVTAEAQSGIVLLVETTPAFYNTEDHHIPTQKTGMSYLFSYLWSYRRVMAKLFIALFVGSAIQLAFPFLTQSIVDVGIGTHNLNFIYLVLIGQLVLTVSRSTVEFIRNWILVRLSTRINISIISDFLAKLMQLPLSFFDQKMTGDILRRIEDHSRIERFISTSSLNILFSFLNLIIFSVVLAVYSIPVFLVMTVGSALQIIYTVLFMKKRKELDYIRFNRMAQNNSSLIQLVQGMQEIKFNNCEREKRWEWERIQAKLFQLTVKSTRLQQWQDAGSIVITEVKNIIITIIAAKAVLNGQMTLGMMLSVQYIIGQVNAPVSQLVGFLREYQDAKLSLERIGEIHSMKAEDEDVSAALFPVAKDLNGNAGIKINNLSFHYEGPHSPKVLDNIDLFIPKGKVTAIVGESGSGKTTLLKLLLKVYPPAQGEIRTDGIVLKNIPAVDWRSKCGVVMQDGFIFGDTIAANVMMSHEHPDLARLSDALRVANIIEFVQSLPLGLNTKIGPSGLGISQGQKQRMLIARAVYKNPEFLFFDEATSALDANNEKVIMQNLEEFYKGRTVLVIAHRLSTVKNADQIVVLENGKIVETGNHTTLTNTKGKYYELVKNQLELGS